The nucleotide sequence ATAATGATAGACGGATTTTTCCATGCTGACCCCCATCCGGGAAACCTGATTGTAACCAAAGACAATAAACTGTGCTATATCGATGAGGGAATGATGGGAATCCTGAATGATGACTTTAAAGAAAACCTTGCAGAATTGATATTGCTTTTGATTAGCGGAAATACCAACAATATAATCAAACAGCTGATTTACATGAATATCATCACCGCTTCACAAAATACCGATGAGCTAAAGGCAGACCTGGATGACTTGTTAAACAGATACTATGGTGCCGAACTAAAAAATATGGACGGAGCATTTGAAGATTTGCTTAATGTAATGATTAAACATGAAGTGAACATCCCAAGAGAATTTGTAATGATAGGGCGCGGAATTGCATTGATTGAAGATACCGGTCGAAAATTGGACCCTGAATTTAATGCGGCATCCGAACTGAAAAAGTTATCCCGTAAGATAGTGATTAACAAATACAAACCCGAAAGGTTGATAAAAGTGGGTATGAACTACCTGCTTCAACTAGAACATTTGGCAAAGGACTTGCCCGATACAATCAACAATACCATCTCAAAGTTGGAAGAAGGAGACATTGAAGTAAATATAAAGCTCCAAGATATAAGTGAACTGACAAATCAGCTTTCAGTCTCATTGATTCTTTCAGCATTGATTGTTGGGTCATCACTTGCAATACTTGCAGACAAAGGACCACAGTTATGGGGAGTGCCTGCAATTGGTTTGATTGGATTCGTATTCAGTGCGGTTCTCGGAGCATATCTGATAATTAAATATATGATTGAAAACGATTAAAATTAAAGAATCCAAATAATTATTGTACAAAAATGTTAAAAAAAGAGGAGTTAAAAGCAGACCCTGTAAATCCGCTTTAATAATGATTAATTAAATTTATCTTCTTTTATAAACGACGTAACCTCCTAAGACTGCAGCCACTACAAGTAAAATCAATATTGGATTACCAGTAGCTAACATTGAGTGGACAGATCCAGTTGCATTGGTTGCGTTGGTAGGTTCACCAGCAGCTTGAGCAGTTGCATTTTCTAGAGTTTCATTGTATTGACTTCCAGCCCAACCGCCATCGTCCTGGTAGTTGCTTCCTGCATAATCACTGTCGTCATCTGCAATTCCATCATCATAATCTTGGTAGTTGCTTCCTACATATCCACTGTCGCTATCTGCAATTCCATCATCATAATCTTGGTAGTTGCTTCCTACATATCCACTGTCGTCTGCATAGTTACTTCCTAATTGTCCAAAGTCATCTGCTGCACAAACTGCTCCTGCAGATACAAGCACGCAGAATATTGCCAATATTGCTATATTTTTTTTGAAAGATCCATAATAATCACCACAAATTTTTGATTGATATGCGTTTTTCCAAACAACACATCCTTGTACAAGTAAATATATGAAACAAGCCACATATAAAGTTATTCGAATGTAAGTGCCCACTTGCATATTATTTTAAGAAAATAAGGATTTTTAATTGATAAAAAAAGAAATAAAAAAGTTAGATTTAAAATTCAACGTTAAACCCCAATAATATCCCTTATTCATTAATAATCATATTGACCGAATATTCAGTAATAATCTATAATGAATATATAATGCAAAATAAATTTTAACGAAATTTAAATTTAATTTTGAAAAATAACTAAAATAATGGCAAATTTTTCATACTCCCCCCGTCAAAATGAAAAACGATTTGAAAAAGATGAAAGATTAGCAAAATATTTTAAATTACATGATACAAATTGAATAATATGAATATTACAAAAACTTATAATGGAAAGGAATTGACAATTGAAATTGAAGAGCGTATAGATACCGTAACAGCACCAGAATTCGAAAATGAGATAAATGATGAAATTGGCAATTTCGATTCATTAATTCTTGATTTTACCAATTTGGAATACATTTCCAGTGCCGGATTACGTGTTTTGATTGCAACACAAAAAAAATTAAAACCTGAAGACATACCTATGGTCATCAAAAATGTAAATGACACCATCAGTGAAATATTCAGAATGTCAGGTTTTGATAAAATATTGAAGATAGAATGAGTTCAATTTCATTAAAACCCGAATTAAGCGAATTATATCCTTTAAATGAATATATTACAAATATTCTAAAAAAAGAGGACCTCAAAGTCAATCTGATTGTTGAAGAAGTTTTCGTAAACATTGTTAACTATTCAAATGCCAAACACGTGACTGTCGCCGCCAGTTTTGAAAATCAGATATTGACCGTGGAGTTCATTGATGACGGCATTGAATTCAATCCACTGATTATAGAAAGCCCGAAAATTCCAAATAGCATTGAAGATGCACAAATTGGAGGCCTTGGAATATTTTTAACTAAAGAAATGGCCGACAGTCTGGATTATAAATATTTAAATGGTGAAAATCACCTGAAGATAATGAAAAAAGTGGAATGATGAATGAAAAAATAAATATTTTTATATAAAATATTGCAGTTTATAAGTTTTTTAATCAATTTGTAATTAAGTTTGACATTTTATTTGAATCCTTCAAAAAAATTGCCTTGATGAAGACATACTGTAAATAAAAAATGTTATAACAACAATCTAATCAAAAATATGAAATAGATATTATGAATCCAATCCATTTTTTTACATTAGGTTATTACCCTCAGTATCTGTTAATAGGAATAATTATAGGAATTGTCATTGGAATATACGCATTTTTTAGAGTCAAATACGCTCTTAATGATTCCAAGTTATCCAAAAACAAGGTAATAATAATTAGTGCCCTAATTTCCATATTT is from uncultured Methanobrevibacter sp. and encodes:
- a CDS encoding STAS domain-containing protein, giving the protein MNITKTYNGKELTIEIEERIDTVTAPEFENEINDEIGNFDSLILDFTNLEYISSAGLRVLIATQKKLKPEDIPMVIKNVNDTISEIFRMSGFDKILKIE
- a CDS encoding ATP-binding protein, producing MSSISLKPELSELYPLNEYITNILKKEDLKVNLIVEEVFVNIVNYSNAKHVTVAASFENQILTVEFIDDGIEFNPLIIESPKIPNSIEDAQIGGLGIFLTKEMADSLDYKYLNGENHLKIMKKVE